A window of Mustela nigripes isolate SB6536 chromosome 9, MUSNIG.SB6536, whole genome shotgun sequence contains these coding sequences:
- the POLE3 gene encoding DNA polymerase epsilon subunit 3, with protein MAERPEDLNLPNAVITRIIKEALPDGVNISKEARSAISRAASVFVLYATSCANNFAMKGKRKTLNASDVLSAMEEMEFQRFVTPLKEALEAYRREQKGKKEASEQKKKDKDKKTDAEEQDKSRDEDNEEDEERLEEEEQNEEEEVDN; from the exons ATGGCGGAGAGGCCCGAGGACCTAAACCTGCCCAATGCCGTCATCACGAGGATCATCAAGGAAGCG CTCCCGGACGGTGTCAACATTTCCAAGGAGGCCCGCAGCGCCATCTCCCGCGCCGCCAGCGTCTTCGTGCTGTACGCCACTTCCTG cgccAACAACTTCGCGATGAAAGGGAAACGCAAGACCCTGAATGCCAGTGACGTGCTCTCGGCCATGGAAGAGATGGAGTTCCAGCGGTTCGTTACCCCGTTGAAAGAAGCTCTGGAAG CATACAGGAGAGAGCAGAAAGGCAAAAAGGAAGCTTCAGAGCAAAAGAAGAAggacaaagacaagaaaacagatgCAGAAGAGCAAGACAAGAGCAGGGATGAGGACAACGAGGAAGACGAGGAAAGGCTGGAAGAAGAGGAACAGAatgaagaggaggaagtggaCAACTAA